The proteins below come from a single Halobacteriovorax sp. GB3 genomic window:
- a CDS encoding tetratricopeptide repeat protein has product MKTLIIFTLLSFSSISFAADLNIKSNPADCDVFVIGENGKKNAVGKTPYKTSIDEIKNNFGVEGSVQFLVHKPGFEEFNIVVPLIGSSDVNLSANLEVQRDIKMTQDLDLLVTDLFDVLRMMRGKDFDTAYAKLDKLEQKFPHYSIIYEMKGTISYLQKEFKKALSFYRKAFGINPKNREAYKMKVYLEKKFQVDAGTGGQG; this is encoded by the coding sequence ATGAAAACACTAATTATTTTCACATTGTTATCTTTTTCAAGCATTAGCTTTGCTGCTGATTTGAACATCAAGAGTAATCCAGCTGATTGTGATGTCTTTGTTATCGGTGAGAATGGGAAAAAGAACGCAGTAGGTAAGACTCCTTATAAAACAAGCATTGATGAAATTAAAAACAACTTTGGTGTTGAAGGTTCAGTTCAATTTCTTGTTCATAAGCCTGGATTTGAAGAATTTAATATCGTTGTTCCATTGATTGGAAGTAGTGATGTTAACTTGAGTGCAAACTTAGAAGTTCAACGCGACATTAAGATGACTCAAGATCTTGATCTTCTTGTTACAGATCTCTTTGATGTACTAAGAATGATGAGAGGCAAGGACTTTGATACTGCTTATGCAAAGCTTGATAAGTTAGAACAGAAATTTCCACATTACTCAATTATCTATGAAATGAAAGGAACAATTTCTTATCTTCAAAAAGAATTTAAGAAAGCACTAAGTTTCTATCGTAAGGCCTTTGGGATTAATCCAAAGAATAGAGAGGCCTATAAAATGAAAGTCTATCTAGAGAAGAAGTTCCAAGTTGATGCTGGAACTGGAGGACAGGGATGA